The following proteins are co-located in the Rhodococcus opacus B4 genome:
- a CDS encoding alpha/beta hydrolase family protein, translating to MTASRARIGVVAALVLLGGSACSSAASETVTDPAAPRPGQLLSARAVADGPALPSAARNEVITYASQDGNGDPVVVSGTVAIPRTPAPEGGYPVISWAHGTTGVADACAPSADFAGGPAHGYLSGVNASLDDWVAKGYAVVSTDYQGLGTPGIHPYINGDTEANAVVDIVRAAREVDPAVGATWFVIGHSQGGQAALFTAAQAGDRAPELELGGAVAIAPGNGLDQTPQYFRSGVPGIEAAEAFLPLILLGAQAADPTIDPSALLTEQAQPLLTAARTGCIDDIRKVPPVPADQVFRPDADLGPLTDYLVRQEPSRVHVQVPTLVTQSSGDRVVSKPSTDLMVKTLQDNGNELTYRTYVDVDHRGTIGASQQDAQEFVAGILAR from the coding sequence GTGACGGCGTCGCGCGCCCGCATCGGCGTGGTGGCCGCGCTCGTCCTCCTCGGTGGAAGTGCCTGTTCCAGTGCGGCATCCGAGACGGTGACGGACCCGGCCGCGCCCCGACCGGGACAGCTCCTGTCGGCCCGGGCCGTCGCCGACGGTCCGGCGCTGCCGAGCGCCGCGCGGAACGAGGTGATCACCTACGCGTCGCAGGACGGCAACGGCGACCCGGTCGTCGTGTCGGGTACCGTGGCGATTCCCCGCACGCCGGCACCCGAGGGTGGGTACCCGGTGATCAGCTGGGCGCACGGCACGACCGGAGTCGCGGACGCCTGCGCCCCGTCCGCGGATTTCGCAGGCGGCCCCGCCCACGGATATCTGTCCGGGGTGAACGCGTCCCTCGACGACTGGGTCGCCAAGGGATACGCGGTGGTGAGCACGGACTATCAGGGTCTGGGCACGCCGGGTATCCACCCGTACATCAACGGCGACACCGAGGCGAACGCGGTGGTGGACATCGTCCGCGCCGCCCGTGAGGTGGATCCGGCCGTCGGCGCGACGTGGTTCGTGATCGGTCACAGCCAGGGCGGGCAGGCGGCACTGTTCACCGCGGCCCAGGCCGGGGATCGCGCCCCGGAACTGGAACTCGGTGGCGCCGTGGCGATCGCCCCCGGCAACGGGCTCGATCAGACGCCGCAGTACTTCCGCTCGGGTGTTCCGGGTATCGAGGCGGCGGAGGCGTTCCTCCCGCTGATCCTGCTCGGCGCGCAGGCCGCGGACCCCACCATCGACCCGTCGGCGCTGCTGACGGAGCAGGCCCAACCGCTGCTGACGGCGGCGCGGACGGGGTGCATCGATGACATCCGGAAGGTCCCACCCGTGCCCGCCGATCAGGTGTTCCGTCCCGACGCCGACCTGGGACCGCTCACCGACTACCTGGTGCGGCAGGAGCCGTCGCGGGTGCACGTGCAGGTGCCGACGCTGGTCACGCAGAGCTCCGGCGACCGGGTGGTGAGCAAACCGTCGACGGATCTGATGGTGAAGACGTTGCAGGACAACGGGAACGAACTCACGTATCGGACGTACGTGGACGTCGACCACCGCGGGACGATCGGCGCCTCGCAGCAGGACGCGCAGGAGTTCGTCGCGGGGATCCTCGCTCGCTGA
- a CDS encoding DUF427 domain-containing protein: MGLRRRDTIGQQLRELRYEPTAKRIRAVLDGTTVVDSVRAVLVWEPRRIVPTYAVPAEDIAAALEPQPPSAVQPDPADVGFALPDVTTMPVLDPRVPFSVRSTEGVTVAIRTSGDSARSAAGFLPGDPDLSGYVVLDFDGFDRWLEEDDEIVGHPHDPFQRIDVRRTSRHIRVMLGDTLLADTRRARMLFETMLPVRYYLPPEDVVADLRPSATTTYCAYKGEAAYSSVVTADGVLDDIAWRYDEPLVDASEVRGLVAFFDERIDLVVDGVARRRPVTPWS; encoded by the coding sequence ATGGGCCTGCGACGTCGAGACACCATCGGACAACAGTTGCGCGAGCTTCGCTACGAGCCGACGGCGAAACGGATCCGCGCCGTGCTGGACGGGACCACGGTGGTCGACAGCGTCCGCGCGGTTCTGGTCTGGGAACCGCGGCGCATCGTCCCCACCTATGCGGTGCCGGCGGAGGACATTGCCGCGGCGTTGGAGCCGCAGCCACCGAGCGCGGTGCAGCCGGATCCGGCCGACGTCGGGTTCGCCCTGCCGGACGTGACGACGATGCCGGTGCTCGACCCGCGGGTGCCGTTCTCCGTGCGCAGCACGGAGGGCGTGACGGTTGCCATCCGCACATCCGGCGACAGCGCACGATCCGCGGCGGGCTTCCTGCCCGGCGACCCGGACCTGAGCGGCTACGTGGTGCTCGATTTCGACGGATTCGACCGCTGGCTGGAGGAGGACGACGAGATCGTCGGGCATCCGCACGACCCGTTCCAGCGCATCGACGTCCGCCGCACGTCCCGGCACATCCGGGTGATGCTGGGCGACACGCTCCTCGCCGACACCCGGCGGGCGAGAATGCTGTTCGAGACGATGCTGCCGGTCCGCTACTACCTGCCGCCCGAAGACGTCGTCGCGGACCTGCGGCCGAGTGCGACGACGACCTACTGTGCCTACAAGGGTGAGGCCGCCTACTCGTCCGTCGTCACTGCCGACGGCGTTCTCGACGACATCGCCTGGCGTTACGACGAGCCCCTCGTCGACGCGTCGGAAGTGCGGGGCCTCGTGGCGTTCTTCGACGAGCGCATCGATCTGGTCGTCGACGGTGTGGCCCGGCGGCGGCCGGTGACTCCCTGGTCCTAG
- a CDS encoding low temperature requirement protein A, which yields MVGRDPHEEHRAATPLELLFDLTFVVAFGVAGNQFAHLLAEDHVAAGLAGFSFAMFAIIWAWINFSWFASAYDTDDWIYRVTTMIQMIGVVILALGMPPMFASIDRGVELDNSVMVSGYIVMRVAMVFQWLRAARHDPDHRSAALTYVTTLVVAQIGWVALVIAPLTVEYAFGLGVILILFEMSGPVIAERFKGGTPWHAHHIVERHGLLVIITLGEGVIGTVTSLSAVVDHQGWTLDAILVAVAGIGLTFGLWWVYYTLPSAEILEVYRNRSFVWGYSHIALFASLAAVGAGLHVAAYYIEHASHLGATATVLSVAAPVAIFLLGVYLLYTYLLRVPDPFHILLLVLTAATIALALVLAAQGVSMAWCLIVVMLAPVVTVVGYELLGHAHETRALEIALGRADSGAR from the coding sequence ATGGTCGGACGAGATCCTCACGAGGAACACCGTGCGGCAACACCGTTGGAGTTGCTGTTCGATCTCACGTTCGTCGTCGCGTTCGGTGTTGCGGGCAATCAGTTCGCGCACCTCCTCGCCGAAGACCACGTCGCCGCCGGGCTGGCGGGATTCTCGTTCGCGATGTTCGCGATCATCTGGGCGTGGATCAACTTCTCCTGGTTCGCCTCGGCCTACGACACGGACGACTGGATCTACCGGGTCACCACCATGATCCAGATGATCGGCGTCGTCATCCTGGCACTCGGCATGCCGCCGATGTTCGCGTCCATCGACCGTGGAGTCGAACTCGACAATTCCGTGATGGTGTCCGGGTACATCGTCATGCGGGTGGCGATGGTGTTCCAGTGGTTGCGCGCCGCCCGGCACGACCCCGACCATCGTTCCGCGGCACTGACCTATGTCACGACGCTCGTCGTCGCGCAGATCGGCTGGGTCGCCCTGGTGATCGCGCCTCTCACCGTCGAGTACGCGTTCGGTCTCGGCGTGATACTCATCCTCTTCGAGATGAGCGGCCCCGTCATCGCCGAACGATTCAAGGGTGGAACACCCTGGCACGCACACCACATCGTCGAGCGTCACGGCCTGCTCGTGATCATCACGCTGGGCGAGGGTGTGATCGGCACGGTGACCTCGCTGTCCGCCGTGGTCGATCACCAGGGCTGGACACTCGACGCGATACTCGTCGCGGTCGCGGGCATCGGGCTCACGTTCGGACTGTGGTGGGTCTACTACACGCTCCCGTCGGCGGAGATACTCGAGGTGTACCGCAATCGGTCATTCGTGTGGGGATACAGCCACATCGCCCTGTTCGCGTCCCTGGCCGCGGTAGGGGCTGGGCTGCACGTGGCCGCCTACTACATCGAACACGCCTCCCACCTCGGCGCGACGGCGACGGTGCTGTCCGTCGCCGCGCCCGTCGCGATATTCCTCCTCGGCGTGTATCTGCTGTACACGTATCTGTTGCGGGTTCCCGACCCGTTCCACATCCTGCTCCTCGTGCTGACTGCGGCGACGATCGCGCTCGCACTCGTGCTGGCGGCGCAGGGCGTGTCGATGGCGTGGTGCCTGATCGTGGTGATGCTGGCACCGGTCGTCACCGTCGTCGGATACGAGTTGCTCGGGCACGCGCACGAGACCCGGGCCCTCGAGATCGCACTCGGACGCGCCGACTCGGGTGCCCGCTAG
- a CDS encoding alpha/beta hydrolase codes for MRLLRLRTALAACAVAAAGTLTVGAGPALAQDLPTVVLVHGAFADTTSWDAVAANLRGRGYEVVVPDNPLRGPAYDSAAVEKVLADIPGPVVLVGHSYGGAVITNVHSPNVEALVYVAAFAPAQGEPVMLNLDPIRFPGSQLLPPVLQVKVVDNDPTGIAGRNLDGYINPADFHRVFAPDVSDATAAEMLAHQRSAALVANLEPSGPPSWASTPSWAMVAQNDQVIPAASERFMATRAGAQITEIPASHAVLVSQPAAVADLVVQADQATP; via the coding sequence ATGCGACTTCTTCGACTTCGAACCGCCCTTGCCGCGTGCGCGGTCGCGGCTGCGGGAACACTCACCGTGGGAGCCGGACCGGCCCTCGCCCAGGATCTGCCGACGGTGGTGCTGGTACACGGCGCGTTCGCCGACACGACCAGTTGGGATGCGGTGGCGGCGAACCTCCGCGGTCGAGGATACGAAGTCGTGGTTCCGGACAACCCGTTGCGCGGGCCGGCGTACGATTCCGCCGCCGTCGAGAAGGTGCTGGCGGACATCCCGGGGCCGGTGGTGCTCGTCGGTCACTCGTACGGCGGCGCCGTCATCACCAACGTGCATTCCCCGAACGTCGAGGCTCTCGTGTACGTGGCGGCGTTCGCCCCGGCGCAGGGTGAGCCGGTGATGCTGAACCTCGACCCGATCCGGTTCCCCGGCAGCCAGTTGCTTCCGCCGGTGCTGCAGGTGAAGGTCGTCGACAACGATCCCACCGGGATCGCGGGCAGGAACCTCGACGGCTACATCAACCCGGCCGACTTCCATCGGGTGTTCGCACCGGACGTGTCCGACGCCACGGCCGCCGAGATGCTCGCGCACCAGCGGTCGGCGGCGCTGGTGGCAAACCTCGAACCGAGCGGGCCGCCCTCGTGGGCGTCTACTCCGAGCTGGGCCATGGTCGCTCAGAACGATCAGGTGATTCCGGCGGCGTCCGAGCGGTTCATGGCCACCCGGGCGGGGGCGCAGATCACGGAGATTCCCGCGTCGCACGCCGTCCTCGTGTCTCAGCCTGCCGCCGTCGCCGACCTCGTGGTCCAGGCAGACCAGGCGACCCCGTAG
- a CDS encoding SDR family NAD(P)-dependent oxidoreductase, producing MIDTGHYGPWAVIAGGSEGVGASFAEELGKAGINLVLIARKPGPLEETADKVRAHGVLVRTLALDLLDPDALDRIRTATDDVEVGLLIFNAGANSYGHEFVSGDLAGFQRVIDLNITSQLHLSQHFGVKMKDRGRGGIVLVGSLAGYLGSEDQSIYAASKAFGRVFAESLWLELAPFGVDVVELVLGVTRTPAMVRAGLNFDLPGMNVAEPEDVAREGLAHLADGPVWVASGNYDAARTRSGFPRGALVRGAAEGMRKLLGRR from the coding sequence ATGATCGACACCGGACACTACGGCCCGTGGGCCGTGATCGCGGGCGGCTCCGAGGGTGTGGGCGCGAGTTTCGCCGAAGAACTCGGCAAGGCGGGAATCAATCTGGTCCTGATCGCCCGCAAGCCCGGGCCGCTCGAGGAGACCGCGGACAAGGTCCGCGCGCACGGCGTCCTGGTGCGCACTCTCGCGCTCGATCTCCTCGACCCGGACGCCCTCGACCGGATCCGCACGGCCACCGACGACGTCGAGGTGGGCCTGCTGATCTTCAATGCCGGCGCCAACAGCTACGGGCACGAGTTCGTCAGCGGAGACCTCGCCGGGTTCCAGCGGGTCATCGACCTCAACATCACCTCTCAGCTGCACCTGTCGCAGCATTTCGGCGTGAAGATGAAGGACCGCGGCCGGGGCGGGATCGTGCTGGTCGGTTCGCTCGCCGGGTACCTGGGTTCGGAGGACCAGAGCATCTACGCCGCGTCGAAGGCGTTCGGCCGGGTCTTCGCGGAAAGCCTCTGGCTCGAACTCGCACCGTTCGGAGTGGACGTGGTCGAACTGGTCCTCGGCGTCACCCGCACGCCGGCGATGGTCCGGGCGGGGCTGAACTTCGATCTTCCCGGGATGAACGTCGCCGAGCCCGAAGACGTTGCCCGGGAGGGTCTCGCACACCTCGCCGACGGCCCGGTGTGGGTGGCGAGCGGCAATTACGACGCGGCGCGCACGCGGAGCGGTTTCCCCCGAGGCGCACTCGTGCGCGGTGCGGCCGAGGGCATGCGGAAGCTGCTGGGCCGCAGGTAG
- a CDS encoding Rieske 2Fe-2S domain-containing protein, whose amino-acid sequence MTTQQSETVEVREIDPGAAPTRFARGWHCLGLSEAFRDGKPHSVEAFGTKLVVFADSAGDLAVLDGYCRHMGGDLSRGTVKGDEVACPFHDWRWGSNGRCKKIPYARRVPPLARTRSWHALDQDGMLFVWNDPEGNPPPADVTIPRIDGALDDEWTDWVWYRTTVDTNCREVVDNIVDMAHFFYVHYSFPTYFKNVFEGHVASQFMRGQAREDMRPHASGQPKMLGSRSDATYFGPSFMVDDLTYRYETHDVDSVLINCHYPVSADKFVLQYGIIVKKSKDLDGDAATEMAKGFGTFIAKGFEQDIEIWKNKTRIENPLLCEEDGPVYQLRRWYEQFYVDVAAVTPQMTERFEFELDTTRPVESWKREVEANLARKVREADAAAAVH is encoded by the coding sequence GTGACCACCCAGCAGTCCGAGACAGTCGAGGTACGCGAAATCGACCCGGGCGCAGCACCCACCCGATTCGCCCGTGGATGGCACTGCCTCGGATTGTCCGAGGCGTTCCGGGACGGCAAGCCGCATTCCGTCGAGGCGTTCGGCACCAAGCTCGTCGTCTTCGCCGACAGTGCGGGCGATCTCGCCGTGCTCGACGGCTATTGCCGGCACATGGGCGGCGATCTGAGCCGGGGCACCGTCAAGGGCGACGAGGTGGCGTGCCCGTTCCACGACTGGCGGTGGGGAAGCAACGGCCGGTGCAAGAAGATTCCGTACGCGCGCCGGGTGCCGCCGCTCGCGCGGACCCGGTCGTGGCACGCGCTGGACCAGGACGGGATGCTGTTCGTGTGGAACGATCCGGAAGGCAATCCGCCGCCGGCGGACGTCACGATTCCCCGCATCGACGGCGCGCTCGACGACGAGTGGACGGACTGGGTCTGGTATCGGACCACGGTCGACACCAACTGCCGCGAGGTGGTCGACAACATCGTCGATATGGCGCACTTCTTCTACGTGCACTACTCGTTCCCCACCTATTTCAAGAACGTCTTCGAGGGCCACGTCGCCAGCCAGTTCATGCGCGGGCAGGCCCGCGAGGACATGCGCCCACACGCGTCGGGTCAGCCGAAAATGCTCGGAAGCCGCTCGGACGCCACCTATTTCGGACCGTCGTTCATGGTCGACGACCTGACGTACCGATACGAGACGCACGACGTCGACTCCGTCCTGATCAACTGCCACTACCCCGTCAGCGCCGACAAGTTCGTGCTGCAGTACGGCATCATCGTCAAGAAGTCGAAGGACCTCGACGGCGACGCCGCCACCGAGATGGCGAAGGGCTTCGGCACGTTCATCGCGAAGGGCTTCGAACAGGACATCGAGATCTGGAAGAACAAGACCCGCATCGAGAACCCGCTGCTGTGCGAGGAGGACGGCCCGGTCTACCAGTTGCGGCGCTGGTACGAGCAGTTCTACGTCGACGTCGCCGCGGTGACCCCGCAGATGACCGAGCGGTTCGAGTTCGAACTCGACACCACCCGCCCCGTGGAGTCGTGGAAGCGCGAAGTGGAAGCGAATCTCGCCCGGAAGGTCCGCGAAGCCGATGCAGCCGCTGCAGTGCACTGA